In Candidatus Polarisedimenticolaceae bacterium, the sequence AAGTCGTATTGCCTGGGCTGCCGCTACTGCGTGCAGGCGTGCCCCTACGGCTGCCGCTACATCGATCCGCGCACCAACACCGTCGACAAGTGCACGCTCTGCTACCACCGGATCACGAAGGGTCTGACGACCGCCTGCTGCGAGTCGTGCCCCACGGGGGCGCGCCTGCTCGGCGACCTCCGCGACCCGGCCGACCCGATCCACGAGCTGCTGCGCACGAACAAGGTGCAGGTGCTCAAGCCCAACCTCGCCACCGGGGCGAAGCTCTACTACTCCGGCCTCGACGGCCAGGTCCGCTGAGGGGAGCGCGCGATGGAACATCTCCTTCACGGCGTCGAAGGCTTCATGTACCCCAACGAGATCGAGCTCCAGTGGAGCGTGCTGATCGTGCTCTACCCGTTCATCACGGGGCTCGTCGCGGGCGCGTTTATCCTCGCTTCGCTGCTGCGCGTCTTCAACGTCGAGGCGATCAAGCCGACCTACCGGCTCGCGCTGCTGACCGCCCTCGCGTTCCTCATCGTCGCGCCGCTCCCGCTGCAGATGCACCTCGGCCATCCCGAGCGCTCGTTCGAGATGTACCTCACCCCGCACACCACCTCGGCGATGGCGATGTTCGGGTTCGTCTACCTCTGGTACCTGCTGGCGGTGCTGGTCATCGAGATCTGGCTGGACTTCCGCCCGGAGATCGTTCGATTCGCGCAGGAGTCGACGGGCTGGAAGCGGCTGTTCTACCGGGCGCTGACGCTCGGGTCCTACAACGTGAGCCCGCGGGCGCTCGAGATCGACGACAAGGTGGGGTGGTTCATCACCGTCGTCGGCATCCCGTCGGCGTTCCTGCTCCACGGCTACGTCGGGTTCATCTTCGGCTCCATCAAGGCGAACCCCTGGTGGTCCACGCCGCTGATGCCGATCGTCTTCCTGTTCTCCGCGATCGTCTCGGGGATCGCGGCGGTGCTGTTGATCTACATCGTCTACTGCGTCACGAAGTCGATCAAGCTCGACATGCGCTGCCTCGACGCGATGGCGAAGTTCCTGTTCTTCGCCTTCCTGATCGACTTCACGCTCGAGTCCCTGGACCTGATCCACCGCATCTACGAGTCGGACGAGTCGTTCAAGACCCTCGACTTCATGGTGAAGACGAAACTCTACGGCTCGCACATCATCGTGCAGCTGATCCTGGGCACCCTCGCGCCCTTGGGGCTTCTGGCCCTGACCCAGATCCTGAAGCTGACGGAGAGCGCGCGGCGCAGCCTCTACACGATCGCGGCGGTGCTGACGCTCGTCGGGATCTTCGCGATGCGCTGGAACGTCGTGATCGGCGGACAGCTGTTCTCCAAGAGCTTCCTCGGATACACGACCTACAAGATGGGATTCGCCACCCGCGAGGGTCTGCTCCCGGCGATCGTGCTCATGATCCTGCCGTTCCTCATCCTCTGGGTGCTGGTCCGGCTGTTCCCCCCGATGAAGGAGACCTCATGCGCGGAATCTGGCTCCTGATCGGCGCGATCGCGGCCATCCCGTCCCGGGCGGCGATGCCCCAGCCCGCGAGCGCGGAGATCTGCGGGGACTGCCACCGGGCCATCGCCGAGGGTTGGAAGAAGTCGGCCCACGCCCGTGCGATGGAGAGCCGCCTCTTCCAGGAGGCCCTCCGGAAAGCCGGCGAGGACTTCGGCACGGACGCGAAGAAGGTCTGCCTCGGCTGTCACGCCCCGCTCGCGGTGAAGCTCGGCGACTTCGAGCTCGTGAAGAAGGTGAGCTGGGAAGGGGTCACCTGCGACTTCTGCCACTCGATCCGGTCGGTCGACGTGTCCGGCCCGAATCCGAAGGCGACCGTCGAGGTCTCGAACCTGAAGAGCGGACCGTCGAAGGACTCCGTCTCGCCCGCCCACGCGACGGCGTATTCGAAGGTGCACACGGAGTCCGAGACCTGCGCCGTCTGCCACGAGTACAGGAACGCGGGCGGCTTCGCCGTCGTCACCACCTACAGCGAGTGGAGGGAGAGCCCCGCCGGCAAGGGCGGCATCCCGTGCCAGGGGTGCCACATGTACCTCGTCCAGGGACAGGTCGTCGATCCGCGCGTGCGGCGGGAGTCCTCGCACCAGGTGAACCTGCACGAGATGCCCGGCAGCCACTCGATCGAGCAGCTCAACAAGGCGCTCAAGGCGTGGATGACGGTCAAACGCGACGGGAACACGCTGCGCGTGAACGTGCGCCTCTCCAACGACGGCGCCGGACACTACCTCCCGACCGGATCGCCGATGCGCCAGATCGTCCTCGAGGTCCGGGCGGCGCCGTTCGGGATCGACTCGATGCGCCAGGAGCGCAAGCTCACGCGCGCGCTGAAGGACGCCTCGGGCGCTCCGATCCAGCAGGAGCACGTCGCCTTCCTGAAGGCGGCCTCCGTGGCCTCCGACACGAGGCTGGCCCCGGACGAGACGCGGACGGAGACCTTCGCCTTCGAGGTGCCGAAAGACACGAAGACACGGGTGGAGACGAGGCTCTACTACGTCCACTCCCCCGCCGCAGGGAGCGATCTCGCGCGCCGGGTGAAGTTCATCGAGCTGGTGCAGATGGCTCCGTAGGAGTCTTCGCAGGGAGGGCCGACCATGACCGCGTCGCAGCGCCCGCTCGCCACGACGTGGCTCGTCGCGGCGCTCGCCGCAGGGGCGGCGGCGGCGGACCCCCCGCAGCTCGTCGAAGCCAAGGCGCCGCCCTTCAGCGAGGGGATCTTCCCCTGCAAGCAGTGCCACGACGGTCCGGGAGACCGCACGCGGCGGTCGCTGGGCTTCCACGAGGAGATCCAGGCCGCGTTCGACCACGATGCGGAGCACCGCTGGTGCCTGGATTGCCACGACAACGCGGACCGGGACGTCCTGCACCTGTCGAACGGCGATCCCCTCCCGTTCACCGAGTCCTACCGACTCTGCGGCCAGTGCCACGGCGACAAGTACCGGGACTGGCGGGCGGGGGTGCACGGCAAGCGCGTCGGCCGCTGGGACGGCGAGAAGACCTACTTCCTCTGCGTCAACTGTCACAACCCGCACTCCCCCCGATTCAAGGGCGTCGTGGAGATCGAGGTCGGGGGCGTGAAGACGACCGCGCCGACGTCCGAGAATCTGAAGCCCGAGCCGAGGCCACGCCGGCCCGGGGAGATGCGGCGATGAGCGCCGGGCGGACGAATCCGGGACACGACCCGGTGCGCCGCAACCTGCTCAAGATGGCCGGTGCGGGAGCGGCCGTCGCCGCCCTGTCGGGCTGCCGTATCGAGGAGTTCTTCCGGGCCCACTTCCGGGAGCTGTCGAAGGCCGACCTCGACGCCGCGCTCCGGGGCATCGAGCGGTCGAATCTCGAGCGGTTCGGGAAGCGAACGACCGTGGACGCCACCGGGGCGCGCCCGGGCGTCGAGTTCGGTTACGGCCTCGACCTTTCGCGTTGCGTGGGCTGCCGGCGCTGCGTGTACGCGTGCGTGAAGGAGAACAACCCGTCCCGCGAGCACCCGCAGATCCACTGGATCCGGGTCCTGGAGATGGACAAGGAGCACGGCGTCGATCTGATGCACTCGGAGATCTACTACGAGCCGGAAACGGTTCCGCAGCCCGGCAAGTTCTACTTCCCGGTCCAGTGCCAGCAGTGCCGCGACGCGCCCTGCGTGAAGACCTGCCCCACCGGCGCCACCTGGCAGGAGCCCGACGGCATCGTGGTCATCGACTACGACTGGTGCATCGGTTGCCGCTGCTGCATGTCGGCCTGCCCCTACGGCGCACGACACTTCAACTGGGCCGAGCCGACGCTGCCGGCGGAGGAGCTGAACCCGGACCAGCACTACCTCGGCAACCGCCCGCGCCCCAAGGGCGTCGTGGAGAAATGCACCTTCTGCATCCAGCGGACGCGCAAGGGGCTCTACCCGGCGTGCGTCGAGGTCTGCCCCGTCGGCGCGCGGAAGTTCGGGAACCTGCTCGACCCCGAGAGCGAGGTGCGCAAGGTCATGGACACCAAGCGCGTCTTCATCTTCAAGGAAGAGCTCGCGACCCACCCGCGGTTCTTCTACTTCTACGCCACCTGAGGCCGGAGCGACGATGCGCGGATTTCTGGAGTTCGTCCGCGGATGCGGCCGCCAGGTCGTCCGGGGGGACCGTGCGTACTGGGCGTGGCTCGCGGGGCTCGGGATCGCCATCGCGATCGGGGCCTTCGCCTACGCCAACCAGTTCCGGAGCGGCCTGATCGCGACGAACATGCGCGACCAGGTGTCGTGGGCCTTCTACGTCGGCAACTTCACGTTCCTCGTCGGCGTGGCCGCGGCGGCGATCCTCCTGGTCATCCCCGCCTACGTCTACCAGTGGAAACCGATCAAGGAAGTCGTCCTCCTGGGGGAGCTGCTCGCGATCTCGGCGCTCGCGATGTGCCTGCTGTTCGTCGTGGTCGACGTCGGGCGCCCCGACCGGCTGCTGCACATGGCGCCGTTCCTGGGAACGCCGAACTGGCCCGCCTCGCTCCTCGCGTGGGATGCCCTCGTGCTCAACGTCTACCTCGCGCTCAACCTCGTGCTGGTGGTCTACATCCTGTTCAAGGCGTATCGGGACGAGCCGGCGGACATGCGCATCCTCGTCCCGCTCGTGCTCCTGTCGATCCCCGTGGCGATCTCGACGCACACGGTGACCGCGTTCCTCTACAACGGCATGGCGTCGCGGCCGTACTGGAACGCCTCGATCCTGGCGCCGCGCTTCATCGCCTCGGCGTTCTGCTCGGGCCCCGCGGTGATGCTGATCCTCTTCCAGATCCTGCGCCGCACGGTGAAGCTCCCCATCAGGGACGAGGCGATCTGGAAGATCGCCGAGCTGATGGCCTACGCGATGTTCCTGAACCTGTTCCTGCTCGGCGCCGAGGTGTTCAAGGAGTTCTACTCGGCGACCGAGCACACCCTCTACACGCGCTACCTGTGGTTCGGCATCGGCGAGCACACGGCGCTCGTGCCGTACGCCTGGCTGTCGCTCGCCTGCAGCGTGGTCGCGTTCGTCCTCTTCCTGGTCCCCGCGACCCGTCGCAATTTCAAGACGCTGAACCTCGGGTGCGTCCTGATCTGGGCGGGGGTCTACATCGAGAAGGGGATGGGGCTCGTCATCCCCGGGATGACCCCGGACACGCTCGGCGAGATCTACGAGTACCGACCGACCCTCAACGAATGGTGCATCGCCGCGGGGATCTTCGGGATCGGGTTCCTCGTCTTCACGATCCTCGTGAAGATCTCCGTCCCGATCCTGTACGGCACCTTCCACGCCAGGCACGAGTGAGGGTCGGGCCCCGTATACTCGCGCCGTGCGCCGACGCGACTTCCTCCACCTCGCCGCCGCCTCGGCGGTGGGCGCGCTCGTTCCCTCCCGCCCCGCGCGTGTGCGGGGTGTCGTCCGCTCCGCAGGGAAGGGGATCGCCGGCGTCGCGGTCAGCGACGGACGGACGGTCGTCGGGACGGCGTCCGACGGCACGTTCGAGCTCGTCACCACCTCCGAGCGCGAGTTCGTGCAGATCGCCGTTCCCTCCGGGTACCGCATCCCGACGCATCCGTGCGGGACCGCCCGCTTCTACGCGCCGGTCGCGCCGGAAGCGGTCTTCGACCTGGAGCCCCTTCCGGTCTCCGACGAGCGACACACCCTCCTCGCGCTCGGCGACATCCAGACGGAGGACCGGGAGGAGATGGGCTGGTTCCACGAGCGGAGCGTTCCGGACCTGCTGGAGACGATCGGCCGGCAGGAAAACCGGCACGTCGTGGGGCTCGCCCTCGGCGACCTGATGTTCGACGACCTGTCGCTGTATCCGAGGTACGAGGAATCGGTGCGGCGCATGGGGGTGCCGTTCTTCCAGGTGATCGGGAACCACGACCTCGACCAGGAGGCGGCGGTCGACGAGGACTCGACGCGGACCTTCACCCGGCACTTCGGGCCCCGCTACGCCAGCTTCGATCGCGGGGCCGTCCACTACGTGATCCTCGACGACGTCTTCTGGAACGGCGAGGGATACCTCGGCTACCTCGACGCCGACCAGCTGGCATGGCTCTCGGCCGACCTCGCGCTCGTCGAGAAGGGGCGCACCGTCGTCGTCGCCACGCACATCCCCCTGCAGGGAAGCCACGACGTCCGCCAGGGAAGGAAGAAGCCGACGCCGACGATGTCGGTCACGAATCGCGAGCTCCTCTTCCGGCTCCTCGAGCCGTACCGGGTGCACGTCCTCGCGGGACACACGCACGAGAGCGAGCACCTCTTCCATCACGGCCTGCACGAACACGTCGCCGGGGCGATCTGCGGCGCGTGGTGGAGCGGGCCGATCTGCGCCGACGGCACGCCGAACGGCTACGCCGTGTACGACGTGAAGGGAGAGGAGGTCACCTGGCGCTACAAGGCGGTCGGCCGGCCGGAGGACCACCAGATCCGCGTCGAGCGGGCCGACGACGGCGAGATCGTCGCGAACGTGTGGGACTGGGACCCGAAATGGGAGGTCGTCCTCTACGTGGACGGGGCCCGGCGGGGGGCGATGGAGCGGCGGAACGGCCGCGACCCGCTGAGCGTGCGGCTGCACCGGGGTCCGGACCTTCCCGAGCGCCGGAAGTGGGTGGAGCCGTACGTGACCGCGCACCTGTTCTTCGCGAAACCCCCGGACGGCGCGCGCGACGTCCGGGTCGAGGCGACGGATCGGTTCGGGCGCGTGTCGACGGCCTCCATCGCCGTTGGCCCCGCCTGATCCTTCGGCTACGATTCGCGGGATGCGCGTCCTCATCGTCGGCGGTGGACAGGTCGGCTCCCTGATCGCCCAGCGCCTCACCCGCGAGGGGAACGAGGTCACCGTCGTCGAGGCCGGGCACGAGCGGTGCCTCGAGCTCGAGTCGCAGCTCGACGCCAAGATCGTCGAGGGGAACGCCGTGCGCGTGCGCACGCTGCGCAAGGCCGGGATCCGGGACGCCGAGATGCTGATCGCCGTGACCGACCAGGACGAGATCAACGTCCTGGCCTGCCTCATCGCCCAGGCCGAGTCGAACGTCCGGGTGAAGATCGCCCGGATCCGCACCCACGAGGTCGACCACTGGAGGCGCATCACGGCGGCGACCGGCCTCCGGATCGACATGATCATGCACCCCGAGAGCGCGATCGCGGAGCGGATCATGCGCGTGATCCGCGTGCCCGGCGTCTCCGACGTCTTCGACTTCGCCGACGGGAACGTGCGGCTGTTCGGGATGAACGTCGAGGCCGGAAGCCCGGTGGAGGGGAAGACCCTCGAGGAGCTCGACCGCGCCGGGCCGCCGCGGGACTCGCTGATCGCGATGATCTTCCGCGGCACCCAGGTGATCATCCCGCACGGGGCGGAGCGGCTGCGCGAGGGGGACCACGCCTACGTCGTCACGACGCGGGAGAACTGGTCCGAGGTCCTGAAGTTCATGGGGCTCGCGGAGCAGGCGCCGGTGCAACGCGCCTTCATCGTGGGCGGGAAGCAGATGGGGATCACCTGCGCGGAGCTGCTCGAGGCCCAGGGGGTCGACGTCAAGCTGTTCGAGCCGGACGCGGGGCGCGCGACCCGGATCGCCGAGATCCTGAGGAAGTCGATCGTCGTCCACGCCGACGGGACCGACCAGAAGGTCCTCGAGGACGAGAACGTGGAGGGGGTCGACGTCTTCCTCGCCCTGACCGGCCACGACGAGGACAACATCATCGCCTCCCTGCTCGCCCGCCGACTCGGCGTGCGCAAGGTCGTCGCGCTCATCAACCGCCCGAACTACATCCCGATGGCCCAGCGCCTCGGGGTCAACACCACGGTCAGCCCGCGCCTGGTCGCCGTGGACCGGATCCTCCAGTTCGTGCGGAAGGGGAGCGTCCTCTCCGTGACGACGTTCCGGGAGGAGGAAGCCGAGGCGATCGAGCTGATCGCCCCCGAACGGTCCCGTCTGATCGGGCGCAAGCTGCGCAACGTGAAGCTCCCCGAGGGGGCGATCGTCGGCGCGATCGTGCGTCCCGACGGCGAGGTCCGCGTTCCCCGGGGCGACGTCGAGATCCACCCCGGCGACCGGGTGATCTTCTTCGCGCTGGAATCGGTCGTCCCGAAGCTCGAGTCGGCGTTCCTCGTGGAGCTCGGGAAGCGGCGTCCGTGATCCGGGTCCGCGCGCTCGCGCACGTGCTGGGTCCCCTGCTCGTGGCCCTCGCGGCGTTGTTCCTGGTCCCGCTCGGCTGGGCCGTCTGGAGGCGCGATCCCGGCATCGACGAGCTCGGCGTCTCGACGGCGATCACCCTGGCGGCCGGCGCGGCCCTCTGGACCTGGGGAAAACGCCCCGACCGCGCGCTCGGCGGCCGCGAGGCGACGCTCCTCGTGGCGGTGGCGTGGCTCGCCGTCGTCCTGTTCGGGGCGCTTCCGTTCGCCTTCGACCCCGCCTTCCCGACCTTCGCCGACGCCTTCTTCGAGTCCGCCTCCGGGTTCACGACGACCGGCGCGACCGTGCTGGAGAAAGTCGAGGTCCTCGACGCCCCGATCCAGTTCTGGCGCTGCTTCACCCACTGGATCGGCGGGATGGGGATCGTGCTCCTCGGCATCGCGATCCTCCCGCTCGTCGGCCACGGCGGCATGAACCTCTACCGCGCCGAATTCTCGGGGGCGCGCTCCGAGAAGATCCGGCCGCGCATCGCGGAGACGGCGCGGTCGCTCTGGAAGGTCTACCTCGCCCTGACGATCGCGCAGTACGTGGCCATGCGCCTGGCGGGAGTGTCGCCGTTCGAGTCGCTCTGCCACACCTTCGGGACGCTGGGGACCGGCGGCTTCTCGACGCGGACCGCGAGCGTCGGCGGGTTCGAGAGCCCGGCCGTGGAGTGGATCGTCATCACCTTCATGTTCCTGTCCGGGATGTCGTTCGTGCAGCACTACCGCTGGCTCGTCGAGCGGCGGGTGGGAAGCGTCTGGCGCGACGTCGAGTTCCGCGGGTACGTCGCCGTCGCCCTGGCGGCGACGGCGCTGATCGTGCCGTTCCTCATGCGGTACTCCGGCTACGACCTCGAGCGGGCGATCCGCGGCGCCGCGTTCCAGGTCGTCTCGATCCAGACGACGACCGGGTTCATGTCCGAGGACTTCGAGTTGTGGCACCCGCTTCCGCAGGTCCTCCTCCTCAGCCTCATGTTCATCGGAGGCTGCACCGGCTCGACCGCGGGCGGGCTGAAGGTGGCGCGCGTGATGCTGCTGGGCGGGGTCGTCTACCGCGAGTTCCGGCGGATGGTGGAGCGTCGGGGCGTCTTCGCCGTGCGCCAGGGGGGGAAGGTCGTCCCCGAGGAGACGATCCAGGGGCTGCTCAGCCTCGTCTACCTCGCCTTCCTCGTGAACTTCGTCTCGGTTCTCGCGCTCGCGGCGGCCGGCGTGGACGTGTTGACCGCGATCTCCGCGGTCGCCGCGTGCATGTTCAACGTCGGCCCCGGCCTCGGCACGGTCGGCCCCGCGGAGTACTACGGCCACCTCCCGCAGTTCGTGAAATGGGTGTTGTCCGGGTGCATGATCGCGGGGCGTCTCGAGTTCTACACGACGATCGTGATCCTGACCCCCGCGTTCTGGAGGCGTTGAGATGCGGACGGCCCTCGACGCCAGCGCGCCCTTCCGGGCGCTCCCCCCGGCTCTCCTCGACCTCGTCGTCGCGAAGGCGACGCTTCGGGACTTCGCGGCGGGGGAGACGATCATCGCGCAGGGCGCCGCGGCGGGTGCGCTCTACGTCCTCTCGGCGGGGGAGGCGCGGGTCGTCCTCCACGATCACGGCGTGGCGCGCTCGCTCGCGACGGTCGGCCGCGGCGCCGTGCTCGGCGAGATGGCGCTCCTCACCGCGGGTCCCAGCACCGCGGAGGTCGTCGCCGCGACCGACGTTCGGGCGCTCGAGCTGCTTCCCGCCGACTTCTTCGCCCTCGTCGCGGATCACCCCGACCTCGCCGTCGTCCTCACCCATCTCGTCGCGGAGCGGCTGGGGAGCGCGCGCGGCGACGGCCTCGGCGGGAAGGTCCTCGAGGGGTACCGCATCGGCCGGCCGGTGGGTCGCGGCGCGATGTCGGTCGTCTACGAGGCCGAAGAGGTCGCGAGCGGCCGTCGCGTCGCGTTGAAGATGATGAGCCACCGCCTCGTCCATCGCGCCGACGCGATCGCGCGGTTCGAGCGGGAAGCCCGCGTCCTCCGATCGCTCGATCACCCGGGCATCGCACGTCTGATCGGCGACTTCCCGGCGTTCGGCACGCGGTTCCTGGTGCTCGAGTTCGTCGAGGGGGAGTCGCTCGACCGCCGCCTCGAGCGCGACGGCGCGCTTCGCACCGCCGACGCCCTGAAGTTGCTCGCCCGGATCGCCGACGCCCTCGCCCACGTCCACGCGCGAGGGGTCGTCCACCGCGACCTGAAGCCCGGGAACGTGATGCTCCCCAACGCGGGGGGCGTGAAGCTCCTCGACTTCGGCCTCGCCGACACCGGCGTCGAGCACGTGATCGCGGGGAGCGTCCTCTACATGCCCCCCGAGCAGATGGAGGGGAAGGACTCCGGTCCGGCGGCCGACGTCTACGCCTTCGCCTGCATGGCGATCGAGATGCTCTCGGGGCGCCTGCCGTTCGAGGGGCGCACCCCCGAGCGGCTCCACGAGGAGAAGCTCCGCTACGTCGTCCCGCAGGCGGAACAGATCGCGCCGCGACTGCCGGCGAAGGTGCACGCGTTCCTGGCCGCGGCGATGCTCCCGGAAGCGGAGCGGCGGCCGGCGATGAAGGCGACCGTGTTCGTGCGGTCGCCGCTTCGGTTCTTCGGGCGGTGGAACCGCGCCACGCACTGAGGCGCGGGTCGGGGGAGCGCGGGGCGCGCGGAATCGCGCGGCGATCGGCCGAAGGTGGATCGAGAGGGATTCGTCCTACCGGAAGGCGGCGAGTACGCCCAGGGTCAGGTACGTGGCGGCGCCGAACCGGTGCACCCAGCGATCCGTGCCCGGCCGATCCCGCCACCAGGCGCCGAGCGTTCCCGCCGTCATCGCCCACAACGCGTCGGTCAGGAGGCCCAGCCCGACGAAGATCAGTCCGAGGACGAGCAGCTGGCGTTGGGCCTCCCCCTTCGCCGGATCGACGAACTGGGGAAGGAAGGCGAGCAGGAAGAGCGCGGACTTGGGGTTGAGCAGATTCACGATCACGCCATCGCGGAATACCTGCAATAAGGATCGTTCGGAGTGGGCAGCGTCTCGCGCGTCGCTGCCGTTCGCGGTACGCAGGGCGCGAACGCCGAGAACCACGAGGTAGGCGGCTCCCGCGATCTGCACCCCCCGCAGCGCCCCCGGTCGGGCCAGCAGGAGCGCCGACACCCCCAGCCACGCGAGCATCACGTGGGTCACTCCCCCGATCGACAACCCCAACCCCGAGACAAACCCGGCGAGCCGCCCTTGTCGAATCGCGGTCGCCACGATGTAGAGGACCGCCGGGCCGGGGGTCACGAGGATGGCGAGGGCGGCGAGGAGGAACAGCGCGGACACCGCGGCATGGTACGGCGAATACCTCCGCGGAGTCAGGAACTCCCTTACACCGCGCCCCGGCGCGGCCGCGTACAACAGCGGCCGACATGAGCGAGCGCAGCCGCCCCCTGAGAATCCTGCTGGTCGACGACAACGAGATCTTCCTCACGGCGGCCGGGGGCTGGTTGTCCCGGCAACCGGGGCTCGACCTCGTGGCGACGGCCGGCGACGGCGAGGAGGCGCTGGCCGTCCTCCCCACGGCGAAGCCCGACCTCGTCGTCATGGACACCTTCATGCCCGGGATCGGCGGACTCGAGGCGACACGCCTCATCAAGTCCGCTCCCGGGGCCCCGTACGTCGTGATGGTCAGCGTGCACGAGGGGCCGGCGATCGAACGGGAAGCGTGGGCCGCCGGGGCCGACGGCTTCGTCACGAAGGCGGAGCTTTACGCGCACCTTCCGGCGCTGATTCAGGAGCTCTTCGCGACGAAGCCGCCGAGCCGCGGCGTGTCGCGATCGAAGTCTTCGGCAATTCAAGGCGAACAAGGAGGACAGTGAGATGCGTTTCGAGAATTCGATGAAGACGGTGGTCGCGGCGATCGCGATCGTGACGGCGGCGACGGTGGCCCTGGCGGCCCCTCCCGGGAAGCCCCGGTTCGTCCCGATGGGCGAGACCTACCTCGTCCCGATGGACATGAACGGCGACGGCTCGGTGATCGTCGGTCGCGGGTACTTCGGCCTCCCGACCTTCCGCTACACGATCGCGGGGGGCGTCGAGAACCTCGGCGGCGGGTGCGGCGCCGGGACGGCGTCGGTCTCCGAGGACGGCAACACCGTCCTCAGCTGCATCACGCGCCCCGACGGCGTCGAGGCGGCGGCGGCGTGGACCGGCAGCGACTGGCAGGACCTCGGCTCGGTGGCGGGCGCGGTCAACTGCGACGCCAGCCTGAGCAGCGGCTGGGATCTCTCCGGTGACGGGCGGACCGCGGTCGGTCTCGTCTGGCTCGCACAGATCTGCCGGGCCCACGCGGGTTCGTGGGACCTCGAAAACGGCGGTCCGGCGACGGACCTGGGCTCGCTCGTCGAGGGGCGCGCCACACGGGCGAACGCCGTGAACTTCGACGGCACCATCATCGCCGGCTGGCAGGACGATGAGGTCGGTCAGCGCGCGGGGGCGATGTGGGTGAACGGGGTCGAGTCGCCCGTTCTCACCGAGGCCGGCGAGAGCGTCGGCGAAGTCCAGTTCGTGAACGGAGACGGCTCCGTGATGGTCGGCAACAACTACCCGTACGGCACCCCGAACTCGTGGGTCTGGACCGCGAAGCGCGGCTTCACCACGATCGACGCGCCGAGCACCCTCTTCCAGCTCTTCGCGATCGACGCCGCCGACGACGGCTCCGTCGTCGTGGGCCTCGGCCGCGATCGTCAGGGGAACCCCAAGGGGTTCATCTGGACGCTGAACGGCTCGAAGTTCACGTGGATGGACGACTACCTCGCCAAGAAGGGCCTCGCCCCCGGCTGGAAGATCGGCTCCGTGAGCGCGATCTCCGGGGACGGCAGGACCCTCGCCGGGTACGGGATCAACCCGAACGGCGACGTCGAAGGGTTCGTCCTCGAGAACTTCTGATCCGTGGCTGCTTCGGGGAGGTCATGGAAGAGGGGAGCCTCCGGGCTCCCCTCTTTCTTTCTGACGGCGGTCCTGCTGGCGTCCCCCGCGCTCGGCGCGCCGTACCGCGTCCGCGAGATCGCGGCTCCCGCGACGGTCGGCTCGTCGAACCCGTCGGGGTTCGTCCCCCTCGCCGGTTCCGTGCTCTTCTCCGCCTGCGACCCGTTCCACGGCTGCGAGCTGTGGAGAAGCGACGGCACCGCGGCGGGCACGACCCTCGTGAAGGACATCCAGCCCGGTCCCGGCGGCTCGGGCCCGCAGGGGCTCACCCGCGTCGGGGCGTCGGTCTTCTTCGGCGCCGACGACGGCGCCTCCGGCGCGGAGCTGTGGCGAACCGACGGCACGTCGTCCGGCACCGTCCGGGTCCGGGACATCGCCCCCGGCAGCGGCGCTTCTTCCCCCCAGCAGCTCGTCGATCTCGGCGGAACCCTCCTGTTCACGTCGACGACGCCGTCCGAGGGGCGCGAGCTGTGGAGGTCCGACGGCACCGAAGCGGGGACGGTTCTCGTGAAGGACATCCGCCCCGGTGCTTCGTCCTCCTCGCCGTCGGAGGTCCGGGTCTACCTCGGCGCGTTGTTCTTCGGGGCCGACAACGGCACGCAGGGTCGCGAGCTGTGGAAGTCCGACGGGACCGCGGCGGGGACGGTCCTCGTCAAGGACATCGATGCGGGGACCGGGTCGTCGCGGCCGTCATGGCCGATCGTCGTCGGGACGACGATGTACTTCGCCGCCGCCACCG encodes:
- a CDS encoding 4Fe-4S dicluster domain-containing protein, whose translation is ENGVLQEPFYFRTWVERYHIPPRDPANPEREEHPVVDSPNGGYDGFPERYPEGDGSKNFFVPKMCNHCHNSPCVQVCPVGATFDSPDGVVLVDKSYCLGCRYCVQACPYGCRYIDPRTNTVDKCTLCYHRITKGLTTACCESCPTGARLLGDLRDPADPIHELLRTNKVQVLKPNLATGAKLYYSGLDGQVR
- the nrfD gene encoding NrfD/PsrC family molybdoenzyme membrane anchor subunit, encoding MEHLLHGVEGFMYPNEIELQWSVLIVLYPFITGLVAGAFILASLLRVFNVEAIKPTYRLALLTALAFLIVAPLPLQMHLGHPERSFEMYLTPHTTSAMAMFGFVYLWYLLAVLVIEIWLDFRPEIVRFAQESTGWKRLFYRALTLGSYNVSPRALEIDDKVGWFITVVGIPSAFLLHGYVGFIFGSIKANPWWSTPLMPIVFLFSAIVSGIAAVLLIYIVYCVTKSIKLDMRCLDAMAKFLFFAFLIDFTLESLDLIHRIYESDESFKTLDFMVKTKLYGSHIIVQLILGTLAPLGLLALTQILKLTESARRSLYTIAAVLTLVGIFAMRWNVVIGGQLFSKSFLGYTTYKMGFATREGLLPAIVLMILPFLILWVLVRLFPPMKETSCAESGS
- a CDS encoding 4Fe-4S dicluster domain-containing protein; translated protein: MSAGRTNPGHDPVRRNLLKMAGAGAAVAALSGCRIEEFFRAHFRELSKADLDAALRGIERSNLERFGKRTTVDATGARPGVEFGYGLDLSRCVGCRRCVYACVKENNPSREHPQIHWIRVLEMDKEHGVDLMHSEIYYEPETVPQPGKFYFPVQCQQCRDAPCVKTCPTGATWQEPDGIVVIDYDWCIGCRCCMSACPYGARHFNWAEPTLPAEELNPDQHYLGNRPRPKGVVEKCTFCIQRTRKGLYPACVEVCPVGARKFGNLLDPESEVRKVMDTKRVFIFKEELATHPRFFYFYAT
- a CDS encoding cytochrome c family protein; this encodes MRGIWLLIGAIAAIPSRAAMPQPASAEICGDCHRAIAEGWKKSAHARAMESRLFQEALRKAGEDFGTDAKKVCLGCHAPLAVKLGDFELVKKVSWEGVTCDFCHSIRSVDVSGPNPKATVEVSNLKSGPSKDSVSPAHATAYSKVHTESETCAVCHEYRNAGGFAVVTTYSEWRESPAGKGGIPCQGCHMYLVQGQVVDPRVRRESSHQVNLHEMPGSHSIEQLNKALKAWMTVKRDGNTLRVNVRLSNDGAGHYLPTGSPMRQIVLEVRAAPFGIDSMRQERKLTRALKDASGAPIQQEHVAFLKAASVASDTRLAPDETRTETFAFEVPKDTKTRVETRLYYVHSPAAGSDLARRVKFIELVQMAP
- the nrfD gene encoding NrfD/PsrC family molybdoenzyme membrane anchor subunit; amino-acid sequence: MRGFLEFVRGCGRQVVRGDRAYWAWLAGLGIAIAIGAFAYANQFRSGLIATNMRDQVSWAFYVGNFTFLVGVAAAAILLVIPAYVYQWKPIKEVVLLGELLAISALAMCLLFVVVDVGRPDRLLHMAPFLGTPNWPASLLAWDALVLNVYLALNLVLVVYILFKAYRDEPADMRILVPLVLLSIPVAISTHTVTAFLYNGMASRPYWNASILAPRFIASAFCSGPAVMLILFQILRRTVKLPIRDEAIWKIAELMAYAMFLNLFLLGAEVFKEFYSATEHTLYTRYLWFGIGEHTALVPYAWLSLACSVVAFVLFLVPATRRNFKTLNLGCVLIWAGVYIEKGMGLVIPGMTPDTLGEIYEYRPTLNEWCIAAGIFGIGFLVFTILVKISVPILYGTFHARHE